Within the Thalassoglobus sp. JC818 genome, the region TCCCAGGCACCCTTGAAGTCTCCTGGTCGATCGTCGAGGAACGTCACAATACTGCGACGATGAGACCGTTCGAGTTCCTGTTTGCACTGCGACCATTGATTCCAGTGTGTCCTCAGAATCTCTCGCTGCTGACGTTCGTCTCGACCATCTTCCTCTCGTGGCTCTGCAAACATCAGCCACAAAGCTTGTTCGTACTCTCGACGAATCCAATGCTCCGCGATGAACGGATGACCGGGGATGTATGATCCGAATCTCTGGTCATCGAAGTAGTTCATCAAGCCAGTTGAATGAACGACTGGCAGATAAATCTCCGCTTGAGAACGTTCGCTGGCTGTGACCGATCGCACGACCAATGAGAACGTATTCCCCTCGATGTCATGCGCAGTGACAGCCCGTTGTGCCTGACCCTGATACAGAATTGAAAAACTTTCAAAGTGAAAATCACGCTGTGGTCCACGCTCAATCGTGATCACTTGAGATGTCTCAGCATGTCGATCTTTGAGCCCCGCATGATGAATACGTCGACGATCCAACTTCAGATCGCGGGCAAGCTTTTGCAGAACATCAAGTGTCGTCCAGCCGGACTTCTTCAATCGGTAGACTGCGAAGCTTCCAGTTCTTCCCACAGCGAGTGAGTTGCATTCGTCGACACAGAAGTCAGAGGGGTGACAGCGAAGTTTCATGAGAGAATGTGTCTTGAGAAATCGGGAACATGGTGCCAAAGGTGGCACACATTTTTTTTGAAAGGTTGACGGATTTTCAGTTGGCGAATCTCTTCGACCTGCGTTATAGTCCGACCTTCAAAGCAATTCAAAAGCATCGTTCGTCAGTCTTCATTTCTGGCAACTCAGCTTTCCCGCTCGTGGAGATTCCTAGTGCAAGAGCATCTTATCGAATTGTCGGTCGGTGAAACGTTTCAGGTAGGTGAGTACACAGTCACACTTCTCGATGTCGAAGGAGACGAACTCGCTTTGGAAATCATGGAGGACGGACAGGACGAAGGTGTGATGAGCGCAGGTGAGTGTCAAAGCCGGGAACTCGTCTGATCAATCATTGATCGTTGAAGACGAACGCGAAGGAACTCTGAATCAGGTGGATGCTCTCATGTCATCCACCTCTTGAGCTCGATCGATTCGATTTCAGTTCACCTTCAGTCTTCACTCGCTGAGCAATAGACTCGAAACTCAACTCTCGTGGACTGGTTGCCATCAATTCGTATGAGGAAACGAGCCATTCCCGTGGTGAAATCGCAAGACTTCACATGGCATGAAGCCGAGATGAGCGAAGCATAATGCGAACCGCAAATCATTAATCAGCATGAGAAATAGATTGCGAAAGTGGCATCAGCACTTACTCCCAATCAGGATCTCGCTGGTTGAACCCTCAGCTTGCAGCTTCATCGATTCGTTTCCCCATGCTCACGCGCTGCTCAGTCTCGTAACCAAGTGATTGATAAAATGCGACGACCTCTCCATTGTCGGAGCGCACTTGCAAATTGACCTTGGGACATCCGAGTTTCGCCAATGCAACTTCAGTGTGCTGGATGAGTAATCGACCGATTCCCTGTCTTTGGCGAGTTGGCAAAACTGCCAGAGAATAAATCCAGCCACGATGTCCGTCGTAGCCACCCATTGCGGTACCGACAATCTCTCCGGTATCCTGAGCGACAAAGAAGAGACCGTCATCGTGCTCGCATTTTCGGTCAATCGATGCTTCCGGATCATTGTGTCCCGTTGAGTTAGGAAAGACTTCATTCCAAAGCGAAACAACAGCACTTCGGTCTGTGCTTCGGTAGTTTCGAATCTCAACGGACAAGTTTCGACTCCTCGATTTGTTGAAGTGCTGGCCGGAAGAACAAACGGCGAAGAACGGTCCATTGCACCAGTGACGTCAGTCAACGAAAAGCTCACGCTACTCGCCGTTGAGTTCTTTTTCAATCCGCTTGCTGTTTCAAAGACTGTCTCATCCAATCGGTGACGAAACTCACTCGTGAAAACGTGTTGAAACTCAGTCTTCTCAAAGAAAAAAATTGCTTTGCTGCTTTCGATTCAGCAGACTCAAGTGTTGGCATTCTCAAAGATGCTGGTCGGAGGCGAAAACAAAGTCTGCAACTGAGGCGAAACGATGAATCACGCTCAATTCACGCTGCGATCTTTTCTCGTCCTGTTACTTTTGCTGTTCTTCAATTCTCAAGCAACGGCCAACTTCATCGATGCTGTTCCAGCACGGCCCGGCGTGCAGAGTTACAGTTGGTCGGAGCCGACGACGATCATGATCTTTATCCCGGCGGGACTGGCAGGCGCGGACCGCATGAACTTCGAAATGGGCATCAACTCGGTTGCCTCCATGCTTCCGAAGATCACCGTTCAATTCAAAAATGGTGAACCTCCCGCAGGTGCCACGAACTACGTCGATGTTGACATCAAGCCGATGAACACCGACGCAGGTGGCTTTGGAGGTGGATTCGTCCCTGACCCATTTCCAACCGGTATGGATCATGTGAACATCACTGAAGGCTTTATCGAAATCTTTGGCGGCTCACTCGGGCATTCAGCCGTGGCTCCGACGTTCATGAAGAACTTGGGCGCTCACGAATTTGGTCATGTGTTGGGACTCGATGACGACCCACGCGCCAGCGGAATGCGCATGAATGTCATGGACCCCGACTTCAACCTGATCGATGATGGCATGGGAACCGTAATTCGAGCTGACCCATTTGTCGGCCTTTCCAAGCGTGACAAGATGATGCTCAGCAGCCACTACATGGTTTCCGTTCCCGAACCATCGACATGGATTCTGTCGGGACTCGGTTTCTTGATCGTCGTCATTCAACAAAGATTGCAGTTTGCTCGCAGAGAGACTCTTTCGGCCGAAGAAGCGTAGGCAGCGATCAATTCAAGACTCGAAAATCTCCAACCAGCCCGGTGAGTTAGTGACGAGTTCCTCGTACGGCTCAATTGACAGGTCAGGGGACTGAGAGTTCTCGTGGAACGAAGGCTTCGATAGAACTTCCCTCAGTCGGTTTGCGATGAAATTCTGTGGCGAGTATTCTCGAACGATCCCACGGCCCGCAG harbors:
- the truD gene encoding tRNA pseudouridine(13) synthase TruD: MKLRCHPSDFCVDECNSLAVGRTGSFAVYRLKKSGWTTLDVLQKLARDLKLDRRRIHHAGLKDRHAETSQVITIERGPQRDFHFESFSILYQGQAQRAVTAHDIEGNTFSLVVRSVTASERSQAEIYLPVVHSTGLMNYFDDQRFGSYIPGHPFIAEHWIRREYEQALWLMFAEPREEDGRDERQQREILRTHWNQWSQCKQELERSHRRSIVTFLDDRPGDFKGAWERVNADLRGLCLSAFQSYLWNGTVDGLMREQLADESRREMHIVTGPLACPDLVEKQKLGDLWEMQIPLPSARLLKQNDTDPNVLEIVNNGIEKLGWRLEEIKVRTPRDRFFSRGLRSVIVPVNDLSWKVSEDDLFEGRDKLTLKFTLPKGSYATMLIKQIMPAADQD
- a CDS encoding GNAT family acetyltransferase, which codes for MSVEIRNYRSTDRSAVVSLWNEVFPNSTGHNDPEASIDRKCEHDDGLFFVAQDTGEIVGTAMGGYDGHRGWIYSLAVLPTRQRQGIGRLLIQHTEVALAKLGCPKVNLQVRSDNGEVVAFYQSLGYETEQRVSMGKRIDEAAS
- a CDS encoding PEP-CTERM sorting domain-containing protein, giving the protein MNHAQFTLRSFLVLLLLLFFNSQATANFIDAVPARPGVQSYSWSEPTTIMIFIPAGLAGADRMNFEMGINSVASMLPKITVQFKNGEPPAGATNYVDVDIKPMNTDAGGFGGGFVPDPFPTGMDHVNITEGFIEIFGGSLGHSAVAPTFMKNLGAHEFGHVLGLDDDPRASGMRMNVMDPDFNLIDDGMGTVIRADPFVGLSKRDKMMLSSHYMVSVPEPSTWILSGLGFLIVVIQQRLQFARRETLSAEEA